A genome region from Etheostoma cragini isolate CJK2018 chromosome 4, CSU_Ecrag_1.0, whole genome shotgun sequence includes the following:
- the myl2a gene encoding myosin regulatory light chain 2, ventricular/cardiac muscle isoform gives MAPKKAKKRSAEGANSNVFSMFEQAQIQEFKEAFTIMDQNRDGFIDKNDLRDTFAALGRLNVKQEEIDEMLKEAPGPINFTVFLTMFGEKLKGADPEETILNAFKVFDPEGKGVLRKDYVTQMLTTQADRFSPEEMEQMFAAFPPDVAGNLDYNNLVHIITHGEEKDQE, from the exons CGAATGTGTTCTCCATGTTTGAGCAGGCTCAGATCCAGGAATTTAAAGAG GCCTTCACTATCATGGACCAGAACAGAGACGGATTCATCGACAAGAATGATCTGAGGGACACTTTTGCTGCTCTAG GACGTCTCAATGTGAAACAGGAAGAGATTGACGAGATGCTCAAAGAGGCTCCTGGCCCAATCAACTTCACTGTCTTCCTTACCATGTTTGGTGAGAAGCTGAAAG GTGCTGATCCAGAGGAGACCATCCTCAACGCGTTTAAAGTCTTTGACCCTGAGGGGAAAGGTGTGCTGAGGAAGGACTA TGTGACACAGATGCTGACAACACAAGCAGACCGATTTTCCCCTGAAGAG atgGAGCAGATGTTCGCTGCATTCCCCCCAGATGTAGCCGGGAACCTGGACTACAATAATCTGGTTCACATCATTACCCACGGAGAGGAAAAGGACCAGGAGTAA